A portion of the Sabethes cyaneus chromosome 3, idSabCyanKW18_F2, whole genome shotgun sequence genome contains these proteins:
- the LOC128742609 gene encoding charged multivesicular body protein 2a: MEWLFGKKMSPDEMMRKNQRALNKAMRDLDREKMKMEQQEKKIIADIKKLAKENQMDAVKIMAKDLVRTRRYVRKFMLMKANIQAVSLKIQTLKSQNAMGEAMKGVTKAMTNMNRQLNLPQIQKILHEFEKQSEIMDMKEEMINDAMDDAMEDEGDEEETDAIVSQVLDELGLQLNDQLSGLPQASGSLSVAAGGKVPQAATVGAGGAAGGSGAGSPVSDADADLQARLDNLRRE, translated from the exons atggaGTGGCTGTTCGGTAAGAAGATGTCCCCGGACGAGATGATGCGAAAGAATCAGCGAGCTCTGAACAAAGCGATGCGCGACCTGGATCGGGAGAAAATGAAGATGGAACAGCAGGAGAAGAAAATTATTGCCGATatcaaaaagctggccaaagaAAATCAGATGGATGCAGTTAAAATTATGGCCAAGGATCTCGTTCGGACACGCCGGTACGTTCGGAAATTCATGCTAATGAAGGCCAACATTCAGGCAGTATCGCTCAAAATTCAGACGCTCAAGTCGCAAAATGCCATGGGCGAGGCAATGAAGGGTGTCACGAAAGCTATGACCAACATGAACCGACAGCTAAACTTGCCCCAGATTCAGAAAATTTTGCACGAATTTGAGAAGCAGTCAGAAATCATGGATATGAAAGAGGAAATGATTAATGACGCTATGGACGATGCGATGGAAGACGAGGGTGACGAGGAGGAAACCGATGCCATTGTGTCGCAAGTTCTCGACGAGCTGGGCCTGCAACTTAACGATCAGCTGTCCGGATTGCCACAG GCATCCGGTTCGCTGTCGGTAGCCGCAGGCGGTAAAGTTCCTCAGGCGGCGACCGTTGGTGCTGGTGGTGCGGCGGGCGGTTCTGGAGCTGGTTCTCCCGTATCGGATGCAGATGCCGACCTACAGGCTAGACTGGACAATCTTCGAAGGGAATAA